From the genome of Sporomusa sphaeroides DSM 2875:
TTAGCAATGACATTGGTACGTTTGTCTTTGACCATAAATCCCTTAAGGTTGATGAAGCCGATAACAACCTGGTTCATGTCCTGACCAAAACCATCTTTACCGATCCGAAACTTATTGGCAGCTTAAACGACAAATATCAGGAAAAATTGACAGCAGCGGACAAAGTTGCCTACAGCGAAATCTGGATGGCCTTTAAGACCAGGGATAAAACCTATGCAGTTACCGGGATAAAAGTGGTCAGCGAACAGGGAACCGTGTTGGAAGAACGTCAGCAAACCGCAAAGTTCGCCCCTGTTCCCGTAAAGACTTTCGCCGACTCTATGTACGAAATTGTCAAAAATTATGTGCGGAATAATTAGAACTGACACCACTTGCCGGCAGTAATACCTGGCACAGTATTGCTCAAAGTTTCCATAAGAACTTTGTCGAATTTAGTAGGATAAAAACTTTCGACAAAGTTATCCATTTATGATAAAATTTAGAAAACAGACAACTAAATAAAAAATAAATATTTCCAGGTACAGGTGTCCGCAAGGACATAATAGAGAAACCGGTTAAAAGCCGGTGCGGTCCCGCCACTGTAATGGGGAGCGAATCCATGATATGCCACTGAGACGATGGTCTTGGGAAGGTTTGGAGGAGTGATGATCCTAAGCCAGGAGAACTGCCTGTACAACAATCACCGTTGACCTGCGAGAGATGGGAAGGGGATTTGGCTGCATGTTTTTTTTGCATGTAGTTCCGGCTGTTTGCCGGAATCTAAGAAGCCCCTGTCGGTTATTCGCAGGAGGCTTCTTTCTTTTTATTAACTCATACTCCTACTAACTGAAAGTCGGTGAATCGAGTGTACCATTGCCGCCGGTATCGTACTACCTTCTTCACCTTCCTGCTGCTGCTCTTCCTGCTGCCCTGGCTTGCTCAGGCCTCCCCGGCACCGCCGGCAGTCCTGCCGGATATGGCTGTTGACCGGCAGGCTGCGGTAAGCATTGGCGGTTCGCCGGAAAATGAATCCGGAACAACCCCCGGGATTACCGGCCAGGCAGGGCTTGCCACCGCCTCCGGTCTGGAACCGGGCGCTGCGCCGGAAGCCGGCCTGCAGCCTGCGCCCGAACCTGAACCTGATCTTCAGGGACCGCTGGTGGTACAGCTCAACTATCTAAAGGTCGATCAGGCCAGACCGCTGCTGAGTGTCCTGGTTCCGGAAGAAGACATTAAAACCGATCCGCTGCGAAATACCCTGGTGATTATGAGCACTCCCGACATATACAGACAAGTGGAGCAGCTGTTGGCAAAAATTGATACACCGCCGCAGCAGGTTATGTTTGAAGTGCAGGTACTGGAGATTAACCGCGATGATTTATCCAACCTCGGAGTTGACTGGGGGGCTAAGACCCTGCTGCCTTCCGAACGGCTTTACGACCATTCAAAATTCTGGATTACTACCGGCAGGTATGGCACAAATCTTCAGGGGATCATCAACCATTTAGTCGAAAAGAAAAAAGGCCGGCTGCTGGCAAGCCCGCGAATCGCTACTTTAGACGGGGTAAGGGCGCAAATCCTTATCGGGGACAAGCTGGCTGTCGAAAGTTCGCAGCCTACCACCGGCAGCATGCCCATTATTTCTGTCATCTATGTCGAGGTGGGGATTAAATTAAGCGTTACCCCAACGGTGAACAAAAATGGGTTCATCACTACTCATATTCAGCCGGAAGTGAGCAACAAGACCGATACCACCAAGAACGGCAACCCCAATATCCGCACCCGTCAGGCCGACGCCACCCTAAGGGTTAAAAGCGGGGCAACCATTGTACTGGGCGGCTTAATTCAACGCCAGGAAACCAGCAGTACCTTCAAGGTTCCGGTGCTAGGGCAGCTGCCGCTGGTGGGAAAGCTTTTCCACTCAACCGAAAAGCAAGTTACTGAGACCGAACTGGTGATTATGCTGACCCCGAAAATTATCGGTGACGACCTCTTGGCCGCCAACGTTCAGGAATAGGCTGCCGGTGTACCTCCGGTTGGCACTGTTTCTCGCATACGGCAAACAGCCTGTAGCTTTGGGAGTGATATCTGTTATGCGTATACTGCTGAAGGCGATTAGCCTGGGCCTGTTAATCCTGTTGTTGAACCTGCCGTTAACCCAGACTCATTCTGCCGCCACGGTGAATCAGCCTGTTTCCGGCGTTGCTTTGATGCCGCCAATGGTTCAGTTATCCGGTCATGTCACGCTCATAAATTGTTATGCGCCCTCCAATAGCTGTTATGCGGTTATTGAACTTCGCGAGCCGCCCGGAAAAGCCATTGTGGTCAGAACGTCCGAGCAAAAGCTGCAAAGCCTGCTGGAAACCGCTCTGGCGACAGGCAAGCTGATCTCCTTTGTCGGGCAAAACGTTATGATTGCGTCACCTCCCCGCGGCGGTACCTGGAATATGGAGGTATACGCCATTGACGAAATCACATTATATAACAAAACTTTGTAACCGACTTGCCACAATAGTTTTTTCAAGGAGAACCGATGAAACAAAGCGTATGCTGGATCATGCTTTTGCTTGCCTTGCTATTCGCACAGCCGGTTGCGGCGATAGCTGCGCCGGATATTGTCAGGCAGTGGGCGCCGGTCGTCTGCCAGTCTGATCACAGCGATGGCCTGGCAGCAAAGCAAAATGTATTTACCTTAGTGAATTATGACCTTGACTGGCGGCTCAATAATAATTGGTACAACCTGTACTTTTACCCGCTGGCGCATGCCATGTACTATTCTGTGGTGGAAAGCGATACCCATTATTATCTTGGCTATTATCAATACTATCCGCGCCATGGCCGCGGCCATGAACATGCCATGACCGGTGTGCTGCTTGCCGTAAGGAAACTGTCGGATAACACCTGCGCTCTTGATTTGCTGGTGACCTACAGTAACGGTAAATGGAAAACCCGGGATGGTGGGCGAGTGTTCCTGGCAGACGGGCACCCGGTATTGCAGCTTCGCGCCGGAACTCACGCCATTGCCGCCGCCGGCAAAAACAGCCGGTTGCTGCGGAAAAAGAATATGCAGGTGTTGAGTCCGGCCGGCAGTCGGCTGGGCAGCGACCACCAAGCCGGGTCGGGACATACGGACTATGTTCTGCTGCCCCTGACAGTCTTGTGGGAGCGCCGCCAGGATATTGGACAAGGCCGTGTTTTCTCCCGCTGGGGTTATTTCGACAGCTTTAATGCGGTTAGGGTTTCAGCCCCCTGGGCCTGGGAGTATCGCCGGCTTAACTGGCTGCTGAATCCCGGTGAGCTGACCCTGTATTTTACCGGCCAGCCTGTCAAAGCCTGCAACTACCTGAACCATCCGTATCAAGCCGGTACAGGCAGCAAATAAATTATTATTTTGCCAAGCGGTTAAACAACAAAACTATATAGCGGTACAGGTGCCCTTCGGGGCTTAATAGGGAAGTCCGGTGCAAAGCCGGCGCGGTCCCGCCACTGTAATGGGGAGTGAACCCAAGGATATGCCACTGGGACGAGGAGTCCTGGGAAGGTTTGGGCGAGCGATGAGCCAGAGTCAGGAGAACTGCCTGTACAACAATCACCGTTGACCTGCGAGCGATGGGTAGGGGATTATCTGGGCAGTCTGTTTCATAGGCTGGTTATGGCAGCTTGCTGTAATAACACTGTGGATAATGGATTTCTCATATAGTCAACACTCTGTGAACCCGGAGCGGTTGGCCTTATGAGAAATCCATTTTTTATTGTAAAAATGGAATTTGGTACGAGGAAGCATCACAAAAAATGAGTACAGGTGCCCTGCGGGGCTTAATAGGGAAGTCCGGTGCAAAACCGGCGCGGTCCCGCCACTGTAACACGGAGTCAGCCCTTACCATGCCACTGGAAACACTTTCGGGAAGGCTGGGCGGATGATGAACTGGAGCCAGGAGACCTGCCTGTACGGAAAGTCTTCGTTTGACCTGCGAGCGACAGGGAGAAGATAGGGAAAATCACTAGAGAAAGGAGACAGAGGACACAACAACACTGTAAACAAGCCAATATTTCCGGAAATTTTGGCAAGAGCACTATTGGTAAAAAGGAGAGAGTGTTCGTTGAAACAAGGCAAATTAAGCAAAAAAGCCCTGGCGCTTGGCGTCTGCTGTACGCTGGCCCTGGGCATGGCTCCGGGGCTTCCGACCCCTGGTTCCAGCGGCATCGTTCATGCGGCCGAGGCCGGCGGCGAGCCGTCACAGGAAACACAGGACACTGTGGCGGCAGACCCCGGGCAGGCGCAGGAATATGCCCTGGAAGCCATCACCGTTGAAGCAAAACGCCCTGACTGGGAATCCAAGCTGTCGCCAGGCACGGTGACCATCATCCGGCCTGATGATTACAAGGGCGAACAGAAGACACTGCCCGAACTGCTGAAAGATGTGCCTGGCGTCCATGTCCGTTATGTGTCCGGCAAAGGGCAGTATACCACCGTTACCGTTCGGGGCAGTACGGCGGCCCAGGTGGGGGTATTCGTGGATGGTGTATTGTCCAACCTCGGCGGGGATGCGGCTGTCGATATTTCGACAATTCCCATCAGCAATGTCGAGCGGATCGAGGTCTACCGCGGCTATATCCCGGCCCGGTTTGGCGGCACCTATATGGGCGGGGTTATCAATATCGTCACCAAGAAGCCCGACAAAGCTAATATCTCGGCCCAAATCGGCAAAAGCTCCTGGGGCGGCACTACCGCCGGCCTGGAGATCACCCAGCCGCTGGGGAAGGGCAGCCTGATGATCGGCATCAACCGCGATGAGAGCGACGGGGATTTCCGGTATAAGAATCCCGGATCGGATGCGGCCTATGCAAGATTTATGCCGGGGGTACAGGCGGATTTGGCAAATCACATTAATAACTTAAACTCTGATTTACACAGAGCGGGTATTGATTTTTCTACGGCGGAGGAAGCCATTGCGGCATTTAACAATCCTGCTGTATATGATACGCTTCAAACCACATATACAGACAATTATTGGAAAATATTTCCTCCATTTTTTGGCTTTACTAGTAAGGCGGATGCGATAATGAAACCTCCTCCTTTTGGTTGGGGGGGGAATGAAGACGCATATAATGCCGCGGCGAAAGCAGCGTTAAATGGTTCTAAAAACTCGTTTCTTCATTCAACCGCAGCTTCGATAAAACAGAAGAACGAGCTTTCTGAGAATGCCACCCGCTGGCGCCGCAATAACGACTATAAAAATACTGACGCCATTATCAAATGGCAGGACGACCACTGGCTGGTCAAGGGTAGTTGGAAAAAAATTGACCGGGGGCTACCAACACCCATGTACCTTACCGGGGATATCTCGGAATCTGGTTACTCAGGTGTTGATATGCCAGGCTTGTTCGAGCGGAAGCGGCAGGAACTGACCAGTAAGGATTTGCTGGTAGGCCGGCGCGATATGGACGGCAGTCTGGAATGGGGCTGGCAGTTCAACTATCTTGATCAGGATAAGCGCTACAGCAATCCGGATCATGCACTGGAGAACGGAGGGGAAAGGGCACTTGGCAAATGGAGTTCTTATGATTCCCGGCGGTTTGGCGGGGCCATTGACGGCACCTATAAGGCTGGTGACAACCATATGCTTGAGTTCCTGGCTAACTGGTCTAAGGAGAAAATGGATATTGACGGCAACCGGATGGACAAAAAGGACTTTGAAGATGGTATTACCAATGGTGAACGGTTTCGGACATATTATGAGCATACGCTGTTTAATCTCCAATTGCAGGATACCATTACCCTTAACCAGACCGCCGACTTCTGGCTAACCCCCAGCATTCGCTACAATTATTCTAAGGTCATGGGCAAGGCGATCAGACAATCTAATTTGAGCTGGATGAAACCGGAGGATTCTCAGGTCAGTGATAAGGTCACCTGGCAGTTGGCAGTGAAAAAACAGGTGGATGACCATCTGACCCTGCGCTCTACTTATGGCACCTACTACCGGCTGCTCAACCTGTATGAGATTGCCGGCGATGGCGCTGGTATTATACCTCGTCCTAATGATCCTGCCAGATACCCTGGACAAAGTATATTTCCGGTACCCGAGGAGGGAACCCAGTGGGATTTGTCGGCCATTTGGGACGGCAAGCTGCTGGGTGCCGACTCCTCCAGGGTGCAGTTAACCTATTTCGGCCGCGATTCGAAGAATATACTTCAACTTTACCGTTTCGGTTTGAATTTCTGGTCTTATACCAATGCGACCAAGGGACGGGCCAATGGTGTAGAACTGCAAGGCGATTTCCACTGGGACAAATGGGATATGAATCTGGCAGGTACCTATCTGCATACCAAGCAACATGACAAATTTAATAAACCTGATTCGCATACCGGCGATACTTATTTCGGTATGCCGCACCTCTACGCTCCGGAATGGGAAGGCTCAATGCGTCTGACCTACCGCCCCGACAACCGGCTGGCGATTTTCGGCGAACTAAAATATATTGACGAGATGTATTGCTGGCAGCAGCAACCGGAGCATGTACAAAGCTCCCTGACCACCGTCGGCCTAGGAGCTAAGTATAAAATTGATAAAGATTGCCAAATTATTGCCGGTGTCAACGATCTCTTTAACAAAGGGCCGGAGCAGACATTTACCAGTATAACCTATATACCGGGGGAAAAGCAGGACAAACTCATCGAATATCCTTTGCAGGGCCGTACCTATTATGTAACGCTGCAGTACAAGTATTAGAAAGCAGCCTGTGGCAGTAAAGGAGGTGATGCCCGCATTTCAGGCAGGCAAGATCAATCTGGCAGGAAGGGAGTGATGGCGGGAAAGTAAGCTGGGTACCTCGGGATTTTTCACATAGGAAAATTTTTAAAAAAGTGAGGTTATGAATGATGAAGATGAAATTTGGTTTTCTCAAACGGGCTGTCGTAGCAGCCCTGACGCTGTCCGTGCTTGGCAGCTCAGCCGCGCTGGCCGCCACGGAAAACTTATTCGGCTACACGGTGGTTAATTCCAGCTATTCACAAGGTCTGGCCGGCGCCATCAATGGCGACCGGACCGCTGCCCCCACCACTTTTACATCCAGCACCAAGGTCACCGGCTTAAACAGCGATCCGGCGCTGTTCAACTTCTTCCGGGGTACGGAGAGCCAGCTGGTGTTGCGTCAGTATAATGTGTACTCTCCGGCAACTTTGATCGATAACAAAATCATTGATCCGTTTGCTTCTTCCTGGACGCCTTCACTTGCCGAAAAGAAATGGGATGCTGTGCGCAACCTGCATGCGGCAGCCACCAAGGGTAATTTCCTCTACGCTACTGGCTATGATCTGGGAAAAATTTCGGTTGTCAATATGAGTAGCGGTTATACGCAAATAAAAAGCTATCAGTTCCCGACTGACTGGTCAGCTATTTCTTTGCCGACCGGAGCTTCGGTTCACGGTGAAGGTTTAACTGTGGTTGGTGACTATTTGTATGCGCTGTTTACCGTAAATCCGAGCGGCGGTTATTCGGTGTATTCCGACAGTATCGTTGTAAAATTATACATTGACAGTTCAACTGGCGATTTGTATTACATGGGTCACATCGCTGTTGGCAAAAACGCTTTCACCCTCGACCATTATAACAACAAGCTCTATGTTTGCGCCCTGGGCGGCATGCAGAACGCCGGTAGCTCTAACGCCGACACCCGTCTGGACATCATTGACCTGTCTACCTTCACTAAGACTACCGTTAACAAGACTACTTCCATGACCGGTGATTTCCGTGATATTACCATCGTTGACGCCAATACTGCCTATGTTTTCCTCGGCAACTATGATACCTATTTTACCAATATGGTCGGCGGCGTGTACCGCACCAGTGTCGCCAACCTTGCCACCCCTTCCGCCTGGACTAAGGTTAGTAACGTAAACTCGGGCGGCTATCTCTGGGGCATTTATGCTGACAGCAACCGTTTCTGGTTTGTCAAAGGCAATCAGATCGACATCTATCCCGGCCTGCCTGCCAGCACCTCTGATACATCTACCAAAACCTTCACTCCTGGCGATCTGGGCTACACCGGCGGTAACCTGAACTCCGCGATTATCCTTGCTCCGGATCAACCCTCCGGTTTTGCTGCCAAGAGCGCTTCCGGCGTGGCTAAATCCTTCGCTTCCCAGTCTGTCCTGGCACAACAAGCCCGCAAAGCAGCTGAAGAAGCCAAGACC
Proteins encoded in this window:
- a CDS encoding type II secretion system protein GspD gives rise to the protein MYHCRRYRTTFFTFLLLLFLLPWLAQASPAPPAVLPDMAVDRQAAVSIGGSPENESGTTPGITGQAGLATASGLEPGAAPEAGLQPAPEPEPDLQGPLVVQLNYLKVDQARPLLSVLVPEEDIKTDPLRNTLVIMSTPDIYRQVEQLLAKIDTPPQQVMFEVQVLEINRDDLSNLGVDWGAKTLLPSERLYDHSKFWITTGRYGTNLQGIINHLVEKKKGRLLASPRIATLDGVRAQILIGDKLAVESSQPTTGSMPIISVIYVEVGIKLSVTPTVNKNGFITTHIQPEVSNKTDTTKNGNPNIRTRQADATLRVKSGATIVLGGLIQRQETSSTFKVPVLGQLPLVGKLFHSTEKQVTETELVIMLTPKIIGDDLLAANVQE
- a CDS encoding TonB-dependent receptor produces the protein MAPGLPTPGSSGIVHAAEAGGEPSQETQDTVAADPGQAQEYALEAITVEAKRPDWESKLSPGTVTIIRPDDYKGEQKTLPELLKDVPGVHVRYVSGKGQYTTVTVRGSTAAQVGVFVDGVLSNLGGDAAVDISTIPISNVERIEVYRGYIPARFGGTYMGGVINIVTKKPDKANISAQIGKSSWGGTTAGLEITQPLGKGSLMIGINRDESDGDFRYKNPGSDAAYARFMPGVQADLANHINNLNSDLHRAGIDFSTAEEAIAAFNNPAVYDTLQTTYTDNYWKIFPPFFGFTSKADAIMKPPPFGWGGNEDAYNAAAKAALNGSKNSFLHSTAASIKQKNELSENATRWRRNNDYKNTDAIIKWQDDHWLVKGSWKKIDRGLPTPMYLTGDISESGYSGVDMPGLFERKRQELTSKDLLVGRRDMDGSLEWGWQFNYLDQDKRYSNPDHALENGGERALGKWSSYDSRRFGGAIDGTYKAGDNHMLEFLANWSKEKMDIDGNRMDKKDFEDGITNGERFRTYYEHTLFNLQLQDTITLNQTADFWLTPSIRYNYSKVMGKAIRQSNLSWMKPEDSQVSDKVTWQLAVKKQVDDHLTLRSTYGTYYRLLNLYEIAGDGAGIIPRPNDPARYPGQSIFPVPEEGTQWDLSAIWDGKLLGADSSRVQLTYFGRDSKNILQLYRFGLNFWSYTNATKGRANGVELQGDFHWDKWDMNLAGTYLHTKQHDKFNKPDSHTGDTYFGMPHLYAPEWEGSMRLTYRPDNRLAIFGELKYIDEMYCWQQQPEHVQSSLTTVGLGAKYKIDKDCQIIAGVNDLFNKGPEQTFTSITYIPGEKQDKLIEYPLQGRTYYVTLQYKY